A DNA window from Lachancea thermotolerans CBS 6340 chromosome G complete sequence contains the following coding sequences:
- the ERD1 gene encoding Erd1p (similar to uniprot|P16151 Saccharomyces cerevisiae YDR414C ERD1 Predicted membrane protein required for the retention of lumenal endoplasmic reticulum proteins mutants secrete the endogenous ER protein BiP (Kar2p)), whose protein sequence is MVSKIADAPSGFLTLFPLPQRCILLIIVGMWLWLWQITIMHRFFHIDVSQLVLSHDPHEALPQQSATRQTEATRRVVSRLTKIILPWCAATSVLLSECTKIQAYSPPVWAVCLLNIQSLCQFIFIFATICSYSPMVSRCLRKIMPLGNIEAKPLRLNYILITDSLTSYSKPLIDFGFYLCHLVLDPLNEACIISRSPIGTAINLDLAIGSTPVLLRLLQCLREWRRSKYAKDARSSLFNALKYSLHIPIVLCTVYSRSYPTAKPGNHIYWLMLVNSSYSLWWDLTMDWELGIFDFSIHGMNRNEVLRRRKVFPNYMYYFAMCADFALRFVWLWELLAGRSVFEGEANIFFLQSLEILRRWIWIFIKLEAEAINSDLPEKNYNIE, encoded by the coding sequence ATGGTAAGCAAAATCGCTGACGCGCCTTCTGGGTTTTTGACACTGTTTCCGCTTCCCCAGAGATGCATTCTGCTCATTATAGTAGGTATGTGGCTATGGCTATGGCAGATAACGATTATGCACCGATTCTTTCACATCGATGTATCACAGTTGGTCTTATCTCATGACCCTCACGAAGCTCTTCCCCAACAGTCGGCAACAAGGCAAACAGAAGCAACGCGTCGCGTGGTTTCGAGGCTCACCAAGATCATTTTGCCTTGGTGCGCGGCCACATCGGTCTTGCTTTCGGAGTGTACCAAAATACAAGCATACTCGCCGCCCGTCTGGGCAGTGTGCCTTCTCAACATCCAATCACTTTGCCAATTCATCTTCATATTTGCTACGATATGCTCCTACTCACCTATGGTCTCTCGGTGCCTCAGAAAAATCATGCCCCTTGGAAACATTGAGGCCAAACCGCTGAGGCTGAACTACATTTTAATTACAGACTCATTGACCTCCTACAGCAAGCCTCTGATAGATTTCGGCTTCTACCTCTGCCACTTAGTGCTGGATCCTTTAAATGAAGCGTGCATAATCAGCCGCAGCCCTATCGGAACAGCGATCAATCTAGATCTTGCAATTGGCTCTACACCTGTTTTACTGAGACTGCTACAATGTTTGAGAGAATGGAGGCGTTCTAAGTACGCAAAAGACGCGCGCAGCTCTCTATTCAATGCGCTCAAGTACTCCCTGCACATTCCGATCGTGCTATGTACAGTTTATTCACGAAGCTACCCAACTGCAAAGCCGGGAAACCACATTTATTGGCTGATGCTAGTAAACTCTTCATACAGCTTATGGTGGGATTTAACAATGGACTGGGAATTAGgcatttttgatttctcCATCCACGGTATGAATCGTAATGAAGTTTTACGCCGTCGCAAGGTCTTTCCTAATTACATGTATTATTTCGCCATGTGCGCAGATTTCGCGCTGAGGTTTGTTTGGCTCTGGGAGCTCCTTGCTGGCAGAAGTGTTTTTGAGGGCGAAGCAAACATCTTTTTCCTGCAGTCTCTCGAAATCCTAAGAAGATGGATTTGGATATTTATCAAGCTAGAGGCGGAGGCGATAAATTCTGACCTCCCAGAAAAAAACTACAATATTGAATAG
- a CDS encoding nucleobase cation symporter-1 family protein (similar to uniprot|Q04895 YIR028W Saccharomyces cerevisiae YIR028W DAL4 Allantoin permease), translating into MNQKSKTGDKSDAIISNSEQSSDVGQVHDKSENWWTRILTFLEVQKSTREETIKETFLYNFDLRPVEKKRRVWSWFNFVYFWLADCFNINTWQVAATGLQLGLNWWETWLTVWIGYAIPALLIVAIARIGSSYHVSFPIAARASFGVFFSLWPVINRVVMAIVWYSVQTWIAASPISLMLKSIFGYNLPNRIPDHISTPNATTYEFMCFFIFWVCQLPFVYVHPHQIRHLFTVKAALIPFAAFGFLIWALVKSDGKIALDSLVEGPQLTSSERGWAFMRSVLVCIGNFAALIINAPDFSRFSKTKLSATWSQALSVPFFFSITSLIGIIVTSAAYKLYSVNYWSPLDVLDRFLGDGFTRGERAGVFLISLIFAIAQLGTNISANSLSAGTDMTALLPKYINIRRGGFICAALALCITPWNLMSSSNKFTSALSAYAIFLSCIAAVMVADYYVVRRGKIEIQHLFCANKEVSIYMYGNRFGINWRALVAYVVGIAPNMPGFVSTVGDNIHVSAGALRLYYLNYLVGFSISFVVYVGLCRFFPVPGAPVANCLQKSEWMELYPEVEYFEEDREAFFADYSLGVVSSRLGEGDKGDITSAFAVRSQE; encoded by the coding sequence ATGAACCAGAAAAGCAAAACAGGCGACAAGTCGGACGCAATAATCTCCAACTCTGAGCAGTCGAGTGACGTCGGCCAAGTCCACGACAAGTCCGAGAATTGGTGGACCCGCATCCTTACGTTTCTGGAGGTGCAAAAGTCTACACGCGAGGAGACCATCAAAGAAACGTTTCTCTACAACTTCGACCTGAGGCCTGTAGAGAAGAAGCGTCGCGTGTGGTCATGGTTCAACTTCGTTTACTTCTGGCTTGCGGACTGTTTCAACATTAACACCTGGCAAGTCGCTGCAACAGGGCTGCAGCTCGGCCTCAACTGGTGGGAAACGTGGTTGACCGTGTGGATTGGGTACGCAATTCCCGCGTTATTAATCGTGGCCATTGCTAGAATAGGTTCCTCCTACCATGTTTCCTTCCCTATCGCCGCAAGAGCCTCTTTCGGGGTTTTCTTTTCCTTGTGGCCTGTTATCAATAGAGTCGTGATGGCTATCGTGTGGTACTCTGTGCAAACATGGATTGCCGCGTCCCCTATTTCGCTGATGCTGAAGAGTATTTTCGGATACAACCTACCAAACCGTATTCCAGACCACATCAGCACGCCCAATGCAACCACCTACGAGTTCATGTgctttttcatcttctggGTATGCCAGCTTCCTTTTGTGTACGTGCACCCTCACCAGATTCGCCATCTGTTCACAGTTAAGGCTGCTTTGATCCCCTTCGCCGCTTTCGGGTTTCTAATATGGGCACTCGTAAAGTCTGATGGTAAAATCGCTCTAGACTCCTTGGTCGAAGGCCCTCAACTGACGTCGAGCGAGCGTGGCTGGGCTTTCATGCGCTCTGTTCTGGTGTGTATTGGTAACTTTGCCGCCTTAATTATCAACGCCCCGGACTTTTCCcgtttttccaaaaccaaaCTATCTGCTACTTGGTCTCAAGCCCTCTCAGTtccatttttcttttcaatcaCGTCTTTGATTGGTATTATTGTGACCTCAGCTGCATACAAACTCTACAGTGTGAATTACTGGTCTCCGCTAGACGTGCTTGACCGGTTCTTGGGTGATGGCTTCACTAGGGGTGAACGTGCGGGTGTGTTCCTCATATCGCTAATTTTCGCCATTGCACAGCTGGGTACCAATATTAGCGCAAACTCTCTGTCTGCGGGTACAGACATGACAGCCCTTTTGCCCAAATACATCAACATTAGAAGAGGTGGGTTTATTTGTGCAGCTCTAGCGCTCTGTATCACGCCCTGGAACCTGATGTCAAGCTCTAACAAGTTCACATCCGCTCTGAGTGCGTACGCTATTTTCCTGAGTTGCATTGCTGCTGTCATGGTTGCGGACTACTATGTTGTCAGGAGAGGCAAGATCGAAATTCAACACTTGTTTTGCGCCAACAAAGAAGTGTCCATCTACATGTATGGCAATCGCTTCGGCATCAATTGGCGAGCTCTGGTGGCTTATGTGGTCGGGATTGCGCCAAACATGCCAGGCTTCGTGAGTACAGTTGGTGACAACATCCATGTCTCGGCCGGTGCTCTGCGTCTCTATTACCTCAACTACCTGGTTGggttttcaatttcattcGTAGTCTACGTGGGGCTTTGCCGCTTCTTCCCGGTGCCAGGTGCTCCCGTGGCTAATTGTTTACAGAAAAGTGAATGGATGGAACTATATCCAGAGGTTGAGTACTTCGAAGAGGACAGAGAAGCCTTTTTTGCGGACTACAGTCTTGGAGTTGTATCTTCAAGGTTGGGAGAAGGGGACAAAGGCGATATAACGTCGGCATTCGCCGTTCGCAGTCAAGAATAA
- a CDS encoding KLTH0G03454p (weakly similar to uniprot|P53918 Saccharomyces cerevisiae YNL125C ESBP6), giving the protein MSQDNRASSSLHNIDYNTEGIDTVTSSDCTLASSDNLQGDRTNEKLSTQAETEAQILPTPLSSKELAEAAQSEEQGGLYASDEYVDPPPDGGYGWVCCACVAVFNFATWGPNTSWGVFLSYFLSSHYFPDATPTDFALIGGLVIGLTLLLLPLASVCMNFFGYKPTLTFAILLEAAAFVASSFAKSVGVLYVTYGVMLGISFGLIFGSSTIIIPGWFLKKRALANGAGHFGVGLGGLVFSFAVRAMIDRTGDHRWAMRMLAAVTLFLNLISLCFVRVRKTAFDQNRKSAGQILKAAFNVSVLKIKALHFCSLWSWLANVGYVILMFSMSNYATSIGMTSQQATVALAVFNGSQAFGRPFMGWFAEAVGRCNATIIIMVYNLIILLPFWFTLTKFRELIPFCIMLGFGAGVGAVNIVPLVADVVGIEKFAAGIGYGMFGNGAGSIFAEVIGLHLRQPSSAKPYLHCQIFVACMYFAGLLCLLPYRELKVQRILTARARNEKYSEETRQRYSRLLEPTFKCYIARTFLVAEA; this is encoded by the coding sequence ATGTCGCAAGATAACCGTGCATCCAGCTCGTTGCATAACATAGATTATAACACTGAGGGCATCGATACTGTCACCTCGAGCGACTGTACTCTAGCCTCTTCTGACAATCTACAGGGTGACAGGACGAACGAAAAGCTCAGCACTCAAGCAGAAACAGAAGCTCAAATTCTCCCCACGCCATTGAGTAGCAAGGAATTAGCCGAGGCAGCGCAATCGGAAGAGCAGGGCGGATTATATGCCAGCGACGAATACGTCGACCCCCCTCCCGATGGCGGGTATGGCTGGGTGTGTTGCGCATGTGTCgcagttttcaatttcGCAACCTGGGGCCCTAACACCTCCTGGGGTGTATTTCTCTCGTATTTCCTGTCATCTCATTATTTTCCGGACGCAACTCCCACTGACTTCGCATTGATAGGTGGACTAGTAATCGGCCTCACTCTCCTTTTGTTGCCTCTGGCTTCCGTTTGCATGAATTTCTTTGGATACAAGCCCACGCTGACGTTTGCCATTTTGCTGGAGGCAGCCGCGTTTGTGGCTAGCTCATTCGCGAAGTCCGTGGGCGTGCTTTACGTGACCTATGGCGTTATGCTTGGGATCTCATTTGGCCTCATTTTTGGCTCCAGCACTATTATTATCCCTGGCTGgtttctgaaaaagagaGCTCTTGCCAATGGCGCGGGCCATTTTGGCGTCGGCTTAGGAGGTTTAGTTTTTTCGTTCGCAGTCCGCGCGATGATTGACCGTACCGGCGACCATAGGTGGGCAATGCGCATGCTCGCAGCGGTTactctttttctcaacttgaTATCGCTCTGCTTTGTCCGCGTACGAAAGACCGCCTTTGACCAAAATAGAAAGTCTGCAGGCCAGATTCTCAAGGCCGCGTTCAACGTCtctgttttgaagataaaGGCCCTGCACTTCTGCTCTTTGTGGTCCTGGCTTGCCAACGTCGGGTACGTGATCCTCATGTTTTCGATGTCCAACTACGCAACCTCCATTGGCATGACCTCCCAGCAAGCGACCGTCGCTCTTGCGGTGTTCAATGGCTCGCAGGCATTTGGAAGGCCGTTTATGGGCTGGTTTGCAGAAGCCGTGGGGAGATGCAACGCCACCATAATCATCATGGTCTACAACCTAATAATTCTGCTCCCATTCTGGTTCACTTTGACCAAGTTCAGAGAGCTGATACCCTTTTGCATCATGCTCGGCTTCGGGGCCGGTGTTGGCGCAGTGAACATCGTCCCCCTGGTGGCTGACGTCGTCGGCATCGAAAAATTCGCGGCTGGCATCGGGTATGGCATGTTCGGTAACGGCGCGGGAAGCATTTTTGCGGAGGTGATTGGCTTGCATCTAAGACAGCCCTCATCTGCGAAGCCGTATCTGCACTGCCAGATATTTGTTGCCTGCATGTACTTTGCAGGTTTGCTATGCCTATTGCCTTATCGCGAGCTGAAGGTGCAACGGATCTTAACtgcaagagcaagaaacGAGAAATACTCGGAGGAAACAAGGCAAAGGTATTCAAGGCTTCTTGAGCCTACCTTCAAATGCTACATTGCAAGAACTTTCCTGGTGGCCGAGGCCTGA
- the RML2 gene encoding mitochondrial 54S ribosomal protein uL2m (similar to uniprot|P32611 YEL050C Saccharomyces cerevisiae RML2 Mitochondrial ribosomal protein of the large subunit), whose translation MFLLRCLEAPTRRFPTCMSFLGTRTLSTSASFWQQEAKVSPTPVTAQMLKIIPNETDLVALEKQDALIKRRRKLSKEITKLKKLKPVSPGLRWYRAPIYPYLHTGRPVRALTVAKRSNGGRNHSGKITVRHRGGGHKRRIRMVDFTRFTPGEQVVQRIEYDPGRSAHIALLKHSATGELSYILACDGLRAGDSVESYRKGVPENLLQEMGGKIDPAILSVRTAQRGNCLPISMIPVGAIIHNVGITPVGPGKFCRAAGAYARVIAKLQDKNRAIIRLQSGEQRYVALEACATLGVVSNIDHQNLSLGKAGRSRWRGIRPTVRGVAMNKCDHPHGGGRGKSKSKKLSVSPWGQLAKGYKTRRGKHQNRMKVKDRPRGKTGKALRQ comes from the coding sequence ATGTTTCTGCTCAGGTGTCTAGAAGCGCCCACGCGGCGTTTCCCGACATGTATGTCGTTCTTGGGCACCCGCACGCTATCAACATCTGCGtctttttggcaacaagAGGCCAAAGTCTCTCCGACCCCTGTCACTGCGCAGATGCTAAAGATCATTCCTAATGAAACAGATCTAGTCGCTCTGGAAAAGCAGGACGCACTCATCAAACGCAGACGGAAGCTGTCTAAGGAAATCACAAaactcaagaagctgaaacCTGTGTCCCCGGGTCTCCGTTGGTACAGAGCGCCAATTTACCCATACTTGCATACCGGCAGACCTGTGCGTGCCCTGACTGTGGCCAAGCGGTCCAATGGTGGGCGTAACCATAGTGGTAAGATTACTGTGCGTCACCGTGGTGGCGGCCACAAGCGGAGAATCCGTATGGTGGACTTCACACGTTTTACGCCTGGCGAGCAGGTTGTGCAGAGAATTGAGTACGACCCCGGGAGATCTGCCCACATTGCTCTTCTCAAGCACTCAGCTACTGGTGAACTCAGCTACATTCTGGCCTGTGATGGTTTGAGAGCTGGCGACAGCGTCGAATCATACAGAAAGGGTGTGCCAGAAAACCTTCTTCAGGAGATGGGGGGAAAAATCGACCCTGCCATTTTGAGTGTCCGTACTGCTCAAAGGGGCAACTGTTTGCCTATTTCCATGATTCCGGTCGGCGCCATTATTCACAACGTCGGAATTACCCCAGTTGGTCCTGGAAAGTTCTGTCGTGCCGCCGGCGCTTATGCTCGTGTTATCGCTAAGCTCCAGGACAAAAACAGAGCTATTATCAGACTACAAAGTGGTGAACAGCGTTATGTCGCCCTTGAAGCGTGTGCAACCCTGGGCGTGGTCTCAAACATTGACCACCAAAATCTCTCTCTAGGTAAAGCCGGGAGATCCAGATGGAGAGGCATTAGGCCTACAGTCAGAGGTGTGGCTATGAACAAATGCGATCACCCTCACGGTGGTGGTAGAGGTAAGTCCAAGTCTAAGAAGCTATCAGTCTCGCCTTGGGGCCAACTAGCTAAGGGTTACAAGACTAGAAGAGGCAAGCATCAAAACAGGATGAAGGTCAAAGACAGACCTAGAGGCAAAACCGGAAAGGCCCTCAGACAGTAA
- the VMA8 gene encoding H(+)-transporting V1 sector ATPase subunit D (highly similar to uniprot|P32610 YEL051W Saccharomyces cerevisiae VMA8 vacuolar ATPase V1 domain subunit D): MSANREQVFPTRMTLGLMKAKLKGANQGYSLLKRKSEALTKRFRDITRRIDDAKQKMGRVMQTAAFSLAEVSYATGENIGYQVQENVSTARFRVKARQENVSGVYLPQFESYIDEEINDFKLTGLGRGGQQVQRAKEIYSKAVETLVELASLQTAFVILDEVIKVTNRRVNAIEHVIIPRTENTIAYINSELDELDREEFYRLKKVQEKKQQQTAELDALMKKAKAQRAQEDEASTTSKDASKKPDPKSSAKEPTDAPPSQEAPDLLAEQEDDVIF; this comes from the coding sequence ATGTCAGCGAATAGAGAACAGGTTTTTCCCACGCGTATGACGCTGGGCCTGATGAAGGCGAAGTTAAAGGGAGCGAACCAGGGTTACTCGCTGTTGAAGCGTAAGTCGGAGGCTCTAACTAAGAGGTTCCGTGACATCACCCGGAGAATTGATGACGCTAAGCAAAAGATGGGCCGTGTAATGCAGACAGCCGCATTCTCGCTGGCAGAGGTGAGCTATGCCACTGGCGAGAATATAGGGTATCAGGTGCAGGAGAACGTGTCTACCGCCAGGTTCAGAGTCAAAGCGCGCCAAGAAAACGTCAGCGGTGTTTACTTGCCCCAGTTTGAGAGCTACATTGACGAGGAAATCAACGATTTCAAATTGACAGGTCTGGGCCGTGGTGGTCAGCAGGTGCAGCGTGCAAAGGAGATCTACTCCAAGGCTGTGGAGACGCTAGTTGAACTAGCTTCGTTGCAGACAGCGTTTGTGATTCTTGACGAGGTTATCAAGGTCACCAACAGAAGAGTCAATGCTATTGAGCACGTGATTATCCCAAGAACGGAGAATACCATTGCTTACATCAACAGTGAACTTGACGAGCTAGACAGAGAGGAATTTTATagattgaagaaggtgcaggagaagaagcagcaacagACTGCCGAGCTTGATgctttgatgaagaaggcgaagGCCCAGAGAGcccaagaagatgaagccAGCACCACCTCCAAGGACGCTTCTAAAAAACCAGATCCGAAGAGTAGCGCCAAGGAACCAACTGACGCGCCTCCTTCACAAGAAGCCCCAGACCTCTTGGCAGAGCAGGAAGATGATGTTATTTTCTGA
- the SYF1 gene encoding mRNA splicing protein SYF1 (similar to uniprot|Q04048 Saccharomyces cerevisiae YDR416W CLF1 sssential splicesome assembly factor), with protein MDTGSIARFVTSKEDIAYEYELQNDGDNLVVWKRYLEHKKAQENDSALAWIYERCCYQFPGSAEMWLEYMTWRISLLSGANSILYAEEFEKCNKLFEKAMYLCHQSVDLWELYLRHVMAQRNLQLIRVLLNKALRHLHLEHHIRVWGMVVEFIENAVLDPRVASEVEEDIDGLVSESFFKTDDQSGVADVWSSHILSRYLQVAEDLEHALYLLGLTQDHTEIIKAYRRHIFDASFSPTTHTAFEFHCTYLQSLEKSSSHSEYIQAMSQCMKLFPEQKSLLIIRLAKYYIGKADLPAARSTLLDALASTVTSKSFSEIYEFLVKLLEAFAASSIQHAQIAASSEDREQLESDLAFNMDLLEYLIESHSLLLNDLKLRQNVNDVGTWLERAEFFRSPAEKAKVYTDAITKIDHLKTTTPGSFGELWCCLAQLYTISGKLDSARETYDRGLRVPYRSLKDLENIWCAWAEMELECGRIQASIKLLREALKVPKNAELVVDAFNTGNGAMPAKAITFMSQRLWTLFIDLLESTSESSTGAEETVQAYEQLIALKLATPLNFINYSHFLQEQGQWDQSFKIYERAISIFPGQTRFEIWSLYLQQSLDRKRPTETMRDLFEQALKVVEEDIDCPSLFIFCSDFEHSCGLEKRSIDILLRGCRECKSLSAKVTLWDACISSSKERLGAESSRPLYEECIKMLPNSKATSFALEFAKTEVVLGDYERARAVLRFGANLIHPDRNVQLWDYWGEFELKYGDKSTYKEMLKLKRELASSMKVSTEAVSQRNGNIAFVSSNTQPKNSEAPPTTAQKAENPEEIILDI; from the coding sequence ATGGATACGGGTTCTATCGCTCGTTTTGTCACGAGTAAAGAAGATATTGCATATGAGTATGAGCTCCAGAATGACGGGGACAACTTAGTGGTCTGGAAGCGTTACTTGGAACATAAAAAGGCACAGGAGAACGATAGCGCACTTGCATGGATCTACGAGCGCTGCTGCTATCAGTTCCCAGGCTCCGCCGAAATGTGGTTGGAGTACATGACGTGGCGAATTTCTCTTCTGTCAGGTGCAAATTCCATTTTATACGCAGAAGAGTTCGAGAAGTGTaataagctttttgagaaggcGATGTATCTGTGCCACCAGAGCGTGGACCTTTGGGAGCTTTACCTGCGCCACGTTATGGCACAGAGAAACCTACAGCTTATTCGTGTCTTACTCAACAAAGCCCTGCGGCATCTTCACCTGGAGCACCATATTCGTGTATGGGGTATGGTGGTTGAGTTCATCGAAAATGCTGTACTGGACCCCCGAGTAGCAtcagaagttgaagaagatatCGATGGGCTGGTGAGTGaatcatttttcaaaaccGACGACCAGAGTGGTGTTGCGGACGTGTGGAGCTCACACATACTATCCAGGTACCTACAAGTTGCAGAGGATCTAGAGCACGCTCTTTATTTGTTAGGCCTTACTCAGGATCATACAGAGATTATTAAAGCTTACCGGAGACATATTTTCGACGCGTCGTTTTCGCCAACCACCCACACAGCATTTGAGTTCCACTGCACCTATTTACAAAGCCTCGAGAAATCGAGCTCCCACTCAGAGTATATCCAGGCTATGTCACAGTGCATGAAGTTGTTTCCCGAGCAAAAGTCACTTCTCATAATTAGGCTCGCCAAGTACTATATTGGAAAAGCAGACCTCCCTGCGGCAAGAAGCACGCTATTGGATGCGCTTGCCTCTACTGTTACATCTAAGTCATTTTCGGAGATATATGAGTTCCTCGTAAAACTACTGGAGGCCTTCGCCGCGAGCAGTATTCAGCATGCGCAAATAGCTGCCAGTTCTGAGGACCGCGAGCAGCTAGAGTCCGACTTAGCCTTTAATATGGACTTGCTGGAATATTTAATAGAGTCGCATTCATTGTTACTGAACGACTTGAAACTAAGGCAGAATGTCAATGATGTCGGAACATGGCTAGAAAGAGCCGAATTTTTCCGTTCCCCCGCAGAAAAGGCGAAAGTTTACACAGACGCGATTACCAAGATTGACCACTTAAAGACAACAACCCCGGGCTCTTTCGGCGAGCTTTGGTGCTGCCTTGCTCAGCTTTATACCATCTCTGGGAAACTCGATTCTGCGCGGGAGACTTACGACCGCGGCCTACGAGTCCCGTATaggtctttgaaagacttgGAAAATATATGGTGCGCATGGGCTGAGATGGAGCTTGAGTGTGGCCGAATTCAAGCGTCCATAAAACTATTGAGAGAAGCACTCAAAGTACCAAAAAACGCGGAACTCGTGGTTGATGCATTCAATACCGGCAATGGTGCAATGCCTGCCAAAGCCATAACATTTATGTCACAGCGGCTCTGGACTCTTTTCATAGACTTGTTAGAATCTACTTCTGAATCTTCTACAGGAGCCGAGGAAACTGTTCAAGCCTACGAGCAGCTGATTGCTTTGAAGCTAGCAACACCACTGAATTTCATAAACTACTCTCACTTCCTCCAGGAACAGGGACAATGGGAccaaagcttcaaaatttaTGAGCGCGCTATATCAATTTTCCCCGGACAAACACGGTTTGAGATTTGGTCTTTGTATTTACAGCAGTCCTTGGATAGAAAAAGGCCCACTGAAACTATGCGAGATCTTTTCGAGcaagctttgaaggttGTCGAAGAAGACATCGACTGCCCGTCACTATTCATATTCTGCAGTGATTTTGAGCACTCCTgcggccttgaaaagagatCTATAGACATTCTCCTTCGCGGTTGCAGGGAGTGCAAAAGCCTGTCCGCAAAGGTGACGCTATGGGACGCCTGCATAAgttcttccaaagagcGTTTAGGAGCTGAGAGTTCAAGACCTCTTTATGAAGAGTGTATCAAAATGCTTCCCAACTCTAAAGCAACATCTTTCGCGCTTGAATTCGCCAAAACTGAAGTCGTTTTAGGAGACTACGAGAGGGCACGCGCCGTCTTAAGGTTTGGCGCTAATTTAATACACCCTGACCGGAATGTCCAGCTCTGGGATTACTGGGGTGAATTTGAACTCAAATACGGCGATAAATCGACTTATAAGgaaatgttgaaattgaaaagggAGCTTGCAAGTAGCATGAAAGTGTCAACGGAAGCGGTCTCACAGAGGAATGGTAATATTGCATTTGTGTCCTCAAACACTCAACCCAAGAATTCAGAAGCGCCTCCCACAACTGCTCAGAAAGCAGAAAATCCCGAAGAGATCATCTTGGACATCTAA